A genomic region of Anopheles coustani chromosome 3, idAnoCousDA_361_x.2, whole genome shotgun sequence contains the following coding sequences:
- the LOC131260292 gene encoding uncharacterized protein LOC131260292, translated as MVDAIMGAKMFNIIIGIAVLAQLVAGDDLGLLSSTLRAFRTVCCDDELLTLSCPIGTSISVELVQYGSKESNDTVQCSYSEADGLPYSYVPETPPFAPVTLDFSTVPLANATFAPTTATVAVPSSDPVATLNETFTAVDQPKDKCTPLYVLQYSILQTVVEACQKKRRCRILASPKNFAAAPCAGIHRMVEVNHKCRPFEFRSLISCEKDIVRLTCGQYTRIAIYSASYGRTAYESTHCTQTAASQEQTCLSEHTSHTLTEICQGRRKCTVAVESSTFGNPCPENARTYLKVIYACVSRNVFRERYITPLEEDELDERPYESNELYDEELTPAPNQIESTGKGGVGTSNHNKYSSVGGGGDSAVKAENIVTFSKGAGTGSGQSADDHSAALGDGQLLIVAVAVLFFCCLCLSFGALLAYRMKLFPGGGNRCIKASESSDSQSTPSSYRAPSEDFDLVECMPDTAAMAEKHPEQTPMQTFVQPVSTPIPVTSVPATTLLPAFKFAEPRGSLSQISTTMFILPNYLMGPGPVSTLPNRRPNDTLAALPPGDNLTITLTTADISGPNSKVDPRRESMAFYSHPQPPHQHRHHPPYGPSVASCAQCAILGGWNPSSPIQAGINPPNTNAAGTISSSSSPPVFGGKLLALENPATSAGQTSHPYHRNQSLNSSTGDADERMDGAGPCSEEPNGGGRGTGRALTQQHSFLWLGLKVGLM; from the exons ATGGTGGATGCCATAATGGGtgcaaaaatgtttaacattATTATTGGAATAGCGGTGCTCGCCCAATTAGTCGCGGGAGATGATTTAG GGTTACTATCCAGCACGTTGCGTGCATTTCGGACCGTTTGCTGCGACGACGAACTGCTGACGCTGTCCTGTCCAATCGGCACCAGCATCTCGGTGGAGCTGGTGCAGTATGGCTCGAAAG AAAGCAACGACACGGTTCAGTGCTCGTACAGCGAAGCGGACGGTCTTCCCTACTCCTACGTCCCCGAGACGCCCCCGTTCGCTCCGGTCACGCTGGACTTTTCGACCGTCCCGTTAGCAAACGCAACCTTCGCGCCCACGACGGCCACCGTGGCGGTGCCCAGTAGCGATCCGGTGGCGACCCTCAACGAAACATTCACCGCGGTAGACCAGCCGAAGGACAAGTGCACTCCACTCTACGTACTGCAG TACTCGATCCTGCAGACGGTCGTGGAGGCGTGTCAGAAGAAGCGTCGCTGCCGGATCCTGGCGTCACCGAAGAACTTTGCCGCCGCACCCTGCGCGGGTATTCATCGGATGGTGGAGGTCAATCACAAATGCCGTCCAT TCGAGTTCCGCAGTTTGATCTCCTGCGAGAAGGACATCGTTCGGCTGACATGTGGTCAGTACACCCGCATAGCGATCTACAGCGCGTCCTACGGACGGACGGCATACGAGAGCACACACTGCACCCAGACAGCGGCCTCCCAGGAACAGA CTTGCCTCTCGGAGCACACCAGCCACACGCTGACGGAGATCTGCCAGGGTCGGCGAAAGTGTACGGTTGCGGTGGAAAGTTCCACGTTCGGCAATCCCTGTCCCGAGAACGCCAGGACCTATCTGAAAGTTATCTACGCCTGCG TATCGAGGAACGTGTTCCGGGAGCGCTACATCACCCCACTGGAGGAGGACGAGCTGGACGAGCGGCCGTACGAGTCCAACGAGCTGTACGACGAAGAGTTAACACCGGCGCCGAACCAGATCGAGAGCACCGGCAAGGGGGGCGTCGGCACCAGCAACCACAACAAGTACTCGAGTGTCGGCGGCGGAGGTGACTCGGCGGTTAAGGCAGAAAATATAGTCACCTTCAGCAAAG GCGCTGGAACCGGTTCCGGACAGAGTGCGGATGACCACTCAGCTGCACTTGGCGATGGTCAGCTGTTGATCGTGGCCGTCGCAGTACTGTTCTTCTGCTGCCTGTGCCTATCGTTCGGGGCGCTTCTAGCATACCGAATGAAGCTGTTCCCGGGCGGTGGCAACCGGTGCATCAAGGCTTCCGAGTCGTCCGACAGCCAGTCCACACCGTCGAGCTACCGGGCACCGAGCGAAGACTTCGATCTGGTCGAGTGTATGCCGGACACGGCTGCCATGGCCGAGAAGCATCCCGAG CAGACGCCAATGCAAACGTTTGTGCAGCCAGTCTCGACACCCATCCCGGTAACATCCGTCCCGGCGACCACGCTGCTACCGGCATTCAAGTTCGCCGAGCCACGCGGAAGCCTCTCGCAAATCTCGACCACCATGTTCATCCTGCCCAACTATCTTATGGGCCCCGGACCGGTGTCCACGTTGCCAAACCGGCGCCCGAACGACACCCTGGCAGCGCTTCCACCGGGTGACAATCTCACCATCACGCTCACCACCGCCGACATCAGTGGCCCGAACAGCAAGGTGGACCCGAGGCGGGAGTCGATGGCGTTCTACTCGCATCCGCAGCCCCCTCACCAGCATCGCCATCATCCTCCTTACGGCCCGTCGGTGGCCTCCTGTGCGCAGTGTGCCATCCTGGGAGGCTGGAATCCTTCTTCCCCCATCCAGGCCGGCATCAACCCGCCCAACACCAACGCCGCTGGCACCATCAGTAGTAGCAGCAGTCCACCGGTGTTCGGAGGAAAACTGCTGGCGCTGGAAAATCCGGCCACCAGCGCCGGCCAGACGTCACATCCGTATCATCGCAATCAATCATTAAACTCGTCTACTGGCGATGCAGACGAGCGCATGGACGGGGCAGGACCCTGCTCGGAGGAACCAAACGGAGGTGGACGAGGAACGGGGCGCGCACTGACACAGCAGCATTCTTTTTTATGGCTGGGCTTGAAAGTCGGGCTGATGTAA